A stretch of the Proteus sp. ZN5 genome encodes the following:
- a CDS encoding DJ-1/PfpI family protein, protein MSHNEMLYGKNMPSIIKLVEEGRKQQAKPLKVGIFVCPGFMPMDINGAQSVFTIASAEIYFIWKNKELVEGYIGWPTMPTMTFEECPEDLDVLVVGMVPPEIVEDEQTLAFFAKMGNKTRYVIGTCYGSLVLGAAGLLKGKKATSNSNVVPMLPDMGAIAVEGSEVVIDGNIYTSGPATGSFDASLLVLEQLLGTPFAQLVELAIEYDPRPPFGTGSPTLAGPEMTAISQSLTANLNAQFHQAALNGLKKHR, encoded by the coding sequence ATGAGTCATAATGAAATGCTATATGGAAAGAATATGCCTTCAATCATTAAGCTTGTTGAAGAAGGGCGTAAGCAACAAGCCAAACCTCTTAAAGTCGGTATCTTTGTTTGCCCTGGCTTTATGCCTATGGATATTAATGGTGCTCAATCAGTATTTACTATTGCAAGCGCAGAAATCTATTTTATATGGAAAAATAAAGAATTAGTTGAAGGCTATATTGGCTGGCCAACAATGCCAACTATGACTTTTGAAGAATGCCCTGAAGATCTAGATGTATTAGTGGTTGGAATGGTGCCACCAGAGATTGTTGAAGATGAACAGACATTGGCGTTCTTCGCCAAAATGGGTAATAAAACTCGTTATGTCATTGGTACATGTTATGGCTCTTTAGTTTTGGGGGCTGCTGGATTATTAAAAGGTAAGAAAGCGACCAGTAATTCTAATGTTGTTCCGATGTTACCTGATATGGGAGCGATAGCAGTAGAGGGAAGTGAGGTTGTTATTGATGGCAATATTTATACCTCAGGGCCAGCAACCGGTTCATTCGACGCTTCATTATTAGTATTAGAACAACTGTTAGGCACACCTTTTGCTCAATTAGTTGAATTAGCAATTGAATATGATCCCCGTCCTCCTTTTGGCACAGGTTCACCTACTTTAGCAGGACCTGAAATGACCGCTATTTCACAAAGCTTAACCGCTAATTTAAATGCTCAATTTCATCAAGCAGCACTTAATGGACTTAAAAAGCACCGTTAA
- a CDS encoding sugar O-acetyltransferase yields the protein MTEYEKMVSGNLYHASKDKSLEPLRVKAREIIYDFNMTRPSDVEKRKAYLKQLLGKTGNNFTIEPPFHCDYGQLIEIGEAFYANFNLTILDCASVKIGHNVMCAPNVSILTATHPIDPEIRSSELEYALPITIGNSVWLGAGCIILPGVIIGDNCVIGAGSVVTKSIPANCVAVGNPCRVLRQISDKDKQDAEKRLSLY from the coding sequence ATGACAGAATACGAAAAAATGGTATCAGGCAATCTTTATCATGCCAGTAAAGATAAAAGTTTAGAGCCACTTAGAGTAAAAGCGCGTGAAATTATTTATGATTTTAATATGACGCGTCCTTCTGACGTTGAAAAGAGAAAGGCATATTTAAAACAGCTTTTAGGAAAAACGGGCAATAATTTCACTATTGAGCCACCATTTCATTGTGACTATGGCCAGTTAATTGAAATTGGCGAAGCGTTTTACGCTAATTTTAATTTAACGATATTAGATTGTGCATCTGTAAAAATTGGACACAATGTGATGTGTGCGCCTAATGTTAGCATTTTAACTGCAACTCATCCGATTGATCCTGAAATACGCAGTAGTGAACTTGAATATGCATTACCTATTACTATCGGTAATTCGGTATGGCTAGGCGCAGGATGTATTATTTTACCTGGTGTAATTATTGGTGATAACTGCGTTATTGGTGCGGGCAGTGTAGTAACAAAATCTATTCCCGCTAATTGTGTTGCTGTTGGCAATCCTTGTCGTGTGTTAAGACAAATTAGCGATAAAGATAAACAAGATGCTGAGAAAAGGCTTAGCCTTTATTAA
- a CDS encoding GNAT family N-acetyltransferase gives MDAQLYKEFKIVEKAFWSEICENNIRIGDHTHCFMTPMDAAIFNFIYLRQGATENSFQQASTLFTSQKKDHILVLPESLLPEFEGIIKNEGYTGDGMTTAMYLTLSEAVFPSYKNNPCDIILTNHNLEQWAHPLKTAFPVGDDSDDTIVNEYIRYHQKALDNGAAIFHYALLVDGQPVSSLTLTIHDKLARFDDIGTDIAYQGNGYATHLIKHVLEFCREQGVERCFLDASADGLALYRKFGFKSLFNYLSFIKE, from the coding sequence ATGGATGCACAACTGTATAAAGAATTTAAAATAGTAGAAAAAGCCTTTTGGTCAGAAATTTGTGAAAATAATATTCGTATTGGTGATCATACTCACTGCTTTATGACTCCAATGGATGCGGCCATTTTTAACTTTATTTATTTACGCCAAGGCGCAACAGAAAACTCATTCCAGCAAGCCAGTACCCTTTTTACTTCGCAGAAAAAAGATCATATTTTGGTATTACCAGAATCATTATTACCTGAATTTGAAGGGATAATAAAAAATGAAGGTTATACTGGTGATGGTATGACAACCGCAATGTATTTAACATTATCAGAAGCAGTATTCCCTTCTTATAAAAATAATCCTTGCGATATTATTTTAACCAATCACAACCTTGAACAGTGGGCTCATCCATTAAAAACGGCATTCCCAGTGGGAGATGATAGTGATGATACGATTGTTAATGAGTATATTCGTTATCACCAGAAAGCGTTAGATAATGGCGCTGCTATCTTCCATTACGCGTTATTAGTTGATGGTCAGCCAGTTTCTTCATTAACGTTAACAATTCATGATAAATTAGCGCGTTTTGATGATATTGGGACAGATATTGCCTATCAAGGCAATGGTTATGCAACACATTTAATTAAACATGTTTTAGAGTTTTGCCGCGAACAAGGCGTTGAACGTTGCTTCTTAGATGCATCAGCCGATGGTTTAGCGCTATACCGTAAATTTGGTTTTAAATCGCTCTTTAACTACCTCAGCTTTATTAAAGAATAA
- a CDS encoding FAD-dependent oxidoreductase, translated as MGLNTSSLPQESQQKIIIVGAGIVGVMQAWYLAKMSNMQIILLDKANAGLGATSASFAWLNVSYGRPDAYQQLRAKAIHCWRELDKKTLGKLNIDWSGAISWMSSDKETAQFIQSHNQAGFNVQALNKEQLLHKVPQLSQPPELAAFASDEGAVDPLHVIKVLLQQAQAMGVKYYANTEVTHLLEDGDRIIGVETMQAKMHADHVILTAGVGTLALLSEKGIDLPLYSSPSILLKLMTDAERPFLPCIISTPEMELRHFAQNEIIAAEDYIDNSDEHHPERIACHAQATFYDNFTQTGKLTIKQVAVGERPMPKDEMPIIGEISPYQGLYLVTMHAAVTLSPLLCELVAQELIYEKAEPLLTPYRVSRFS; from the coding sequence ATGGGCTTAAATACCTCATCGTTACCTCAAGAATCTCAACAGAAAATTATTATTGTTGGTGCTGGTATTGTTGGTGTCATGCAAGCTTGGTATCTTGCAAAAATGAGTAACATGCAGATTATCTTATTAGATAAAGCAAATGCTGGGCTCGGAGCAACAAGTGCCTCATTTGCTTGGTTAAATGTCTCTTACGGGCGTCCCGATGCTTATCAACAATTACGAGCAAAGGCTATTCATTGCTGGCGAGAGCTGGATAAAAAGACACTAGGAAAACTAAATATTGATTGGTCTGGCGCTATAAGCTGGATGTCATCTGATAAAGAAACTGCTCAATTTATTCAATCACATAATCAAGCGGGTTTTAATGTTCAAGCATTGAATAAAGAACAATTACTTCATAAAGTACCTCAATTATCTCAACCGCCTGAATTAGCTGCATTCGCGAGTGATGAAGGTGCTGTAGATCCACTTCACGTCATTAAAGTGTTATTACAACAAGCTCAAGCAATGGGTGTGAAATACTACGCGAACACGGAAGTTACTCACTTATTAGAAGATGGGGATCGCATTATCGGCGTAGAAACAATGCAAGCTAAAATGCATGCTGACCATGTTATTTTAACTGCGGGTGTTGGCACTTTAGCGTTGTTATCAGAAAAAGGTATTGATTTACCTTTATATTCATCGCCAAGTATTTTACTCAAATTAATGACGGATGCAGAACGCCCTTTTTTACCTTGCATCATCTCCACACCAGAGATGGAGTTACGTCACTTTGCTCAAAATGAGATTATTGCAGCTGAAGATTACATTGATAATAGTGATGAACATCACCCTGAGCGTATTGCATGTCATGCACAAGCGACTTTTTATGATAATTTTACACAAACAGGTAAACTAACAATAAAACAGGTCGCTGTTGGTGAAAGACCTATGCCTAAAGATGAAATGCCAATTATTGGAGAAATATCTCCTTATCAGGGATTATATCTTGTTACTATGCACGCTGCCGTGACATTGTCACCTTTGTTATGTGAATTAGTTGCACAAGAACTTATTTACGAAAAAGCGGAACCTCTATTAACGCCTTATCGCGTATCACGATTCAGCTAG
- the leuE gene encoding leucine efflux protein LeuE, whose amino-acid sequence MLESIGISNIWTYLLGVIFITLIPGPNSIFVLTSSAKHGVKGGYKAALGVFTGDALLIFLAFLGVASLVKTSPVFFIVIKYAGALYLTYLGLKTLYATFQKKKETPEQVAEVTVKAKDGLYVKALFLSMLNPKMIIFYVSFFIQFIDPKYENAGIPFFVLGVILEICSMLYLSVLIFGGVAITNKVKHNKRLASLSNSCIGAVFLLFGAKLALTA is encoded by the coding sequence ATGTTAGAAAGTATCGGTATTTCAAATATTTGGACATACCTTTTAGGCGTTATTTTTATTACTTTAATACCAGGTCCAAACTCGATTTTCGTCCTTACTTCCAGTGCGAAGCATGGCGTAAAAGGGGGGTATAAAGCCGCTCTTGGTGTTTTTACGGGTGATGCATTATTAATCTTTTTGGCATTTTTGGGGGTTGCTTCATTAGTCAAGACTTCACCCGTCTTCTTTATTGTCATTAAATATGCTGGTGCTCTTTATTTAACCTATTTAGGGTTGAAAACGTTATATGCAACGTTCCAAAAGAAAAAAGAGACACCAGAGCAAGTAGCTGAAGTAACAGTAAAAGCAAAAGATGGTCTTTATGTTAAGGCGTTATTTTTGAGTATGCTTAACCCAAAAATGATCATTTTTTATGTTTCTTTCTTTATTCAGTTTATCGATCCTAAATATGAAAATGCAGGCATTCCATTCTTTGTATTAGGTGTGATTTTAGAGATATGCAGTATGCTTTATTTATCAGTTCTTATTTTTGGCGGTGTTGCTATTACTAATAAAGTAAAACATAACAAACGATTAGCTTCATTATCAAATAGTTGTATTGGTGCAGTGTTCTTACTTTTTGGCGCCAAACTGGCATTAACTGCATAA
- a CDS encoding ArsR family transcriptional regulator, with product MKNYTLDSQNKADALAVMKKAMSFTIPAALRVAVKLNIADLLKNGSKSINELAEKTNSSPSALNRILRMLASEKIFYELKNQSYSLTPMGTFLLSDHEYSLRDAILMLTNETLWRPVGDITESVQGNPAFENLYGISFYQYWQDNVRKDHDFQSGMSSLSKIENYFIIKHYEFPENVTITDIAGGLGGLLLNVLKENPTLKGQLFDRPHVLERTLLTELNDDSRWSLISGDLFGEYPESDIYLIKYIIHDWDDESVIKIFKNFRNAMKPNSKILIIEPVIFKKNVPDMAKYMDLLCMCAFPESGERTEAEFITLLEQADLKINKVIKTETYNSILEIVIK from the coding sequence ATGAAAAATTATACACTCGATTCACAAAACAAAGCTGACGCGCTGGCAGTAATGAAGAAAGCAATGAGCTTTACTATTCCTGCCGCGTTAAGAGTTGCAGTCAAATTAAATATCGCGGATTTATTAAAAAATGGCTCTAAAAGTATTAATGAATTAGCAGAAAAAACAAATTCGTCACCATCTGCATTAAATAGAATATTAAGAATGTTAGCTTCTGAGAAAATATTTTATGAATTAAAAAATCAAAGTTATTCACTTACTCCTATGGGCACTTTTTTATTAAGTGATCATGAATATAGTTTACGTGATGCCATTTTAATGCTGACAAATGAGACGCTGTGGAGGCCTGTCGGTGATATCACTGAATCCGTGCAAGGTAATCCAGCCTTTGAAAATCTTTATGGCATAAGCTTTTATCAATACTGGCAAGATAATGTAAGAAAAGATCATGATTTTCAATCTGGTATGAGCTCTCTTTCAAAGATAGAAAATTATTTTATTATCAAACATTATGAATTTCCTGAAAATGTAACAATCACAGATATTGCTGGTGGATTAGGCGGATTGTTATTAAATGTATTAAAAGAAAATCCGACTTTAAAGGGACAATTATTTGATAGACCTCATGTGTTGGAAAGAACGTTGTTGACTGAATTAAATGATGACAGCCGCTGGAGTTTAATATCAGGAGATTTATTTGGAGAGTATCCCGAATCTGATATTTATTTAATAAAGTATATTATTCATGATTGGGATGATGAAAGTGTTATTAAAATTTTTAAAAATTTCCGCAACGCAATGAAACCTAATTCAAAAATACTTATTATTGAACCGGTTATTTTTAAAAAGAATGTACCTGATATGGCTAAATATATGGATCTTCTCTGTATGTGTGCTTTTCCTGAATCAGGTGAGCGTACAGAGGCAGAGTTTATTACGTTACTCGAACAAGCGGATTTAAAAATTAATAAAGTGATTAAAACAGAAACTTATAACTCAATATTAGAAATTGTTATTAAATAA
- a CDS encoding DNA-3-methyladenine glycosylase produces the protein MYFQYGETEINTLKKRDKRLAELIERMGEIKRPLTPDLFTALVKNIIEQQISVSAATTVNQRLLKLCEGIYTPERIAKLSEQEIQQCGMTMRKAGYIIGIADAVISEKLYLNQIPNMTDKEVIDTLIQLKGIGVWTAEMLLISSLNRPDILSWGDLAIQRGIMRLYRHKTLDKARFERYRKRYSPYGSTASLYLWALSKETE, from the coding sequence ATGTACTTTCAGTATGGCGAAACAGAGATAAACACATTAAAAAAACGCGATAAGCGCTTAGCTGAACTCATCGAAAGAATGGGCGAAATCAAACGTCCATTAACGCCTGATCTATTTACAGCATTAGTTAAAAACATTATTGAACAACAAATTTCGGTTTCTGCTGCCACAACTGTTAATCAGCGGTTGCTCAAATTATGTGAAGGTATTTATACACCAGAACGTATTGCAAAATTATCAGAGCAAGAGATACAACAGTGTGGCATGACAATGCGTAAAGCTGGTTATATTATCGGGATTGCTGACGCCGTTATTTCAGAAAAATTATATTTAAATCAAATCCCTAACATGACAGATAAAGAGGTTATTGATACTTTAATTCAATTAAAAGGTATTGGGGTTTGGACTGCCGAAATGCTATTAATTTCCTCACTTAATCGACCAGATATTTTAAGTTGGGGGGATTTGGCTATTCAACGCGGGATCATGCGTCTTTATCGTCATAAAACATTAGATAAAGCACGCTTTGAACGTTACCGAAAACGCTATTCACCCTATGGTTCTACTGCGTCGCTTTATCTATGGGCATTATCTAAAGAGACAGAGTAA
- the ada gene encoding bifunctional DNA-binding transcriptional regulator/O6-methylguanine-DNA methyltransferase Ada gives MENKYNQLIEQACRFIEKNNGDVSLTCIAEHVMASPYHFHRLFKSIMGITPKDYANAYRQKLIKKALVQNGSITDAIYQSGFNANSRFYENATAILGMTPTNWRTGGKNIAIFFAIAQCSLGSILVAQSEKGICAIMLGDNAELLLEDLQKQFPLAELIGANEEFEQVIAQVIGFIELPKQPLSLPLDIQGTVFQQKVWQALLDIPFGSTMTYQEIADKIGSPKAYRAVANACAANKLAVAIPCHRVIRQNGELSGYRWGIERKAKLLQTEALNNSSTDKKE, from the coding sequence ATGGAAAATAAATATAATCAACTTATTGAGCAAGCTTGCCGTTTTATTGAAAAAAATAATGGTGATGTGTCGCTTACCTGTATTGCAGAGCATGTGATGGCAAGCCCGTATCATTTTCATCGCTTATTTAAATCAATAATGGGGATCACGCCAAAAGATTATGCTAATGCTTACCGCCAAAAATTAATAAAAAAAGCGTTAGTTCAAAATGGCAGTATTACAGATGCGATTTATCAATCAGGATTCAATGCCAATAGCCGTTTCTATGAAAATGCAACAGCAATATTAGGAATGACACCAACAAATTGGCGTACAGGTGGTAAGAATATTGCTATTTTCTTTGCTATCGCTCAGTGCTCTTTGGGAAGCATTCTTGTGGCGCAAAGTGAAAAGGGGATTTGTGCCATTATGTTAGGTGATAATGCCGAGCTGTTATTAGAAGACTTGCAAAAACAATTTCCTCTAGCTGAATTAATTGGTGCCAATGAAGAATTTGAGCAAGTCATAGCACAAGTTATCGGTTTTATTGAATTACCTAAACAACCTCTATCTTTACCTCTTGATATCCAAGGTACCGTATTTCAACAAAAAGTTTGGCAGGCATTATTAGATATTCCTTTTGGTAGCACAATGACTTACCAAGAAATAGCAGACAAAATTGGATCACCCAAAGCATATCGAGCAGTTGCTAATGCCTGTGCAGCTAATAAGCTAGCAGTTGCTATTCCATGCCATCGTGTTATTCGACAAAATGGTGAATTATCTGGCTATCGTTGGGGGATTGAGCGTAAGGCTAAGTTGCTTCAGACGGAGGCATTAAATAACTCATCAACGGACAAAAAAGAATAA
- the yqfB gene encoding N(4)-acetylcytidine aminohydrolase yields the protein MSVVPTEITFFERLIPSILEEKKVITIRDESESDYKPGSIVELFANEHRTHYGKLKIIAVSPLHYDDINEYHAQQEGMTLPVLKALIKDIYPSTQSLYLIEYQLVK from the coding sequence ATGTCGGTAGTACCAACAGAAATTACTTTTTTTGAACGTTTAATTCCTTCCATTCTTGAAGAAAAAAAAGTGATTACTATCCGAGATGAAAGTGAAAGTGATTACAAACCGGGAAGCATTGTTGAATTATTTGCTAATGAACATCGTACTCATTATGGAAAATTGAAAATCATAGCGGTGTCGCCTTTACATTATGATGATATCAATGAGTATCATGCACAGCAGGAAGGTATGACACTTCCAGTTCTGAAAGCACTTATCAAAGATATTTACCCGTCAACGCAATCTTTATATCTGATTGAGTATCAGTTGGTAAAATAA
- a CDS encoding ABC-F family ATP-binding cassette domain-containing protein, translated as MSTLLSTQNLSFHNNHGLLLNDISLALIKGEKIGLIGYNGCGKSTLLKLLSHQLSPSSGAISVANQTVMAYIEQHLPAELQSMTLMDAVLHKLSEEYRLSEGWRAELLLSEMGFKLHEKDLLVSQLSGGQHTRLLLARALIIEPDLLLLDEPSNHLDLPTILWLETFLKQWRGSFILVSHDNTLLDNVTNCTWIIRDKSLSIFRLPCSQARVAQEEQDISAQHRHDAQQKEIDRIAQSAKQLAIWGHVYDNENLSRKAKQMEKHIVRLKDEQTEVTVGNQWVLQFSGTALRADRLCELNQLAVIPAENAPILYTVENQRIKSGDRVAIIGANGTGKSSLLKMIWSLSLAEISEQNAIKLHPRVELGYYDQKIAQLIDNDTLSDALKPFAPLTDEQRKMALISAGFVYTRHGQKVSTLSGGERARLLFVGLSLANYSLLMLDEPTNHIDMEGKKALAEQISQFPGGVLLVSHDRELIENSCNRFWYIHNGVLTEHHDIEAIYQLISEEEMPETLLMDKLNNLQDISSSSLVSHHDDDAKLFKLIELEEKLEADLARKTNHQKPALQAQWKLEINQLKKLLKLI; from the coding sequence ATGAGCACATTATTATCTACACAAAATCTGTCTTTCCATAATAATCACGGTTTATTATTAAACGATATTTCTTTAGCACTGATTAAAGGCGAGAAGATTGGTTTAATTGGTTATAACGGTTGTGGAAAAAGTACTTTATTAAAATTACTTTCACATCAATTATCACCAAGTTCAGGTGCTATTTCCGTCGCTAATCAAACGGTTATGGCATATATAGAACAGCACTTACCCGCTGAATTACAGTCAATGACTTTAATGGATGCTGTACTTCATAAATTATCAGAAGAATACAGATTATCTGAAGGTTGGCGAGCTGAGTTATTGCTGAGTGAAATGGGATTTAAACTTCACGAAAAAGATCTACTCGTTTCGCAATTAAGTGGTGGTCAACATACTCGTTTATTATTAGCGAGAGCGTTAATTATTGAGCCTGATTTATTATTACTTGATGAACCAAGTAACCACCTCGATTTACCCACTATTTTATGGTTGGAAACATTTTTAAAGCAGTGGCGTGGTAGCTTCATTTTGGTTTCACATGATAATACGTTATTAGACAACGTGACGAATTGTACATGGATCATTCGTGATAAATCGCTATCTATCTTTCGATTACCCTGCTCTCAAGCTCGAGTTGCACAAGAAGAGCAAGATATTAGTGCGCAACACCGTCATGATGCGCAACAAAAAGAGATAGATAGAATAGCCCAAAGTGCGAAGCAACTCGCAATATGGGGGCACGTTTATGATAACGAAAATTTATCTCGTAAAGCCAAACAGATGGAAAAACATATTGTTCGTTTAAAAGATGAACAAACTGAAGTAACGGTTGGAAATCAATGGGTACTGCAGTTTTCTGGAACGGCATTACGAGCTGATAGGCTCTGCGAATTAAATCAACTTGCTGTTATTCCTGCCGAAAATGCCCCTATTTTATATACTGTTGAAAATCAGCGTATAAAAAGTGGTGATCGAGTAGCAATAATTGGTGCCAATGGAACAGGCAAATCATCATTATTAAAGATGATTTGGTCATTAAGCTTAGCTGAAATAAGTGAACAAAATGCAATAAAGCTACACCCCCGAGTTGAATTGGGTTATTACGATCAAAAAATTGCGCAATTAATTGACAATGATACCCTTTCTGATGCATTAAAACCTTTTGCACCATTAACGGATGAACAGAGAAAAATGGCACTTATTAGTGCTGGTTTTGTTTATACGCGCCATGGGCAGAAAGTGAGTACTTTGAGCGGTGGTGAACGAGCTCGTTTATTATTTGTTGGTCTGAGTTTAGCGAACTATTCTTTATTAATGTTGGATGAGCCTACAAACCATATTGATATGGAAGGTAAAAAGGCATTAGCTGAGCAAATTAGTCAATTTCCTGGTGGTGTTTTATTAGTTAGCCATGATAGGGAGTTGATTGAAAATAGCTGTAATCGCTTTTGGTATATTCATAACGGTGTTTTAACAGAACATCATGATATTGAAGCCATTTATCAGCTTATTTCAGAAGAAGAAATGCCTGAAACTTTGCTAATGGATAAGCTCAATAACTTGCAGGATATCTCATCATCTTCATTAGTTTCACATCATGATGATGATGCAAAACTTTTTAAGTTAATTGAGCTAGAAGAGAAGTTAGAGGCTGATTTGGCGCGTAAAACTAACCATCAAAAACCTGCTTTGCAGGCGCAATGGAAATTAGAAATTAACCAGCTAAAGAAACTACTTAAGTTAATTTAA
- a CDS encoding MFS transporter: MPKSVWWLAFSLALFTTGNALVLSVAVLVGEQLAKDPIYSTVPLLSQYIGIISATIPMAHFMMKYSRKAGFIIGNIGGLIGALLSIAGIYYHNLVLFSFGTYFTGIAIGTAQQYRFAALEETPINMHAKAIGLVMSGGIVAAIIGPSLAVATRQLFTDYPFIGPFTALSVIYILAFGLLLKIPLKKSVKTKTEIDKKPRSYYQLYSQPLLFLVTIVSALGYGVVVYMVGAIPLSMKQNGFEFATIAFVFQCHILGMFAPSFITGQLIHRFGIKIFFFTAILLLIIVLSINLQGNSFYHYLISFVLIGISWNLNLISSTHLLSKTYLSHERAKVQGTNDFLIFFLGALGSITGGVVFYLIGWQSTNIVGIAVAIGVLLTAIKLRRHLPVTTQ, translated from the coding sequence ATGCCTAAATCAGTATGGTGGCTGGCATTTTCTTTGGCTCTTTTCACAACAGGAAATGCATTAGTACTTTCTGTTGCTGTTCTTGTCGGTGAACAATTAGCCAAAGATCCTATTTATTCAACGGTTCCCTTATTAAGTCAATATATTGGAATAATTTCAGCAACCATTCCAATGGCTCACTTTATGATGAAATACTCACGTAAAGCTGGTTTTATTATTGGTAATATCGGTGGACTAATTGGAGCATTATTATCTATTGCAGGCATCTATTATCATAATTTAGTGCTGTTTTCTTTCGGTACTTATTTTACGGGAATTGCTATTGGTACAGCACAACAATATCGTTTTGCTGCGCTTGAAGAAACACCCATTAATATGCATGCAAAAGCTATTGGCTTAGTTATGAGTGGCGGTATTGTTGCTGCTATTATCGGACCCTCTTTAGCCGTTGCAACACGACAACTTTTTACCGATTATCCGTTTATTGGGCCATTTACAGCACTGAGTGTCATTTATATTTTAGCGTTTGGATTATTGTTAAAAATCCCACTGAAAAAGAGTGTAAAAACAAAAACTGAAATTGATAAAAAACCAAGAAGTTATTATCAATTATATAGCCAGCCACTATTATTTTTAGTAACTATTGTTAGTGCATTAGGCTATGGAGTTGTTGTGTATATGGTTGGCGCGATCCCTTTATCGATGAAGCAAAATGGTTTTGAATTTGCCACAATTGCTTTTGTATTCCAATGTCATATTTTAGGTATGTTCGCACCCTCTTTTATTACTGGACAACTTATTCATCGATTTGGAATTAAAATCTTCTTTTTCACTGCGATACTATTATTAATCATTGTATTAAGTATCAATTTACAAGGTAACAGCTTTTATCATTATCTTATTAGCTTTGTTTTAATTGGTATTTCATGGAACTTGAACTTAATTAGCTCTACACACTTACTATCTAAAACATACTTATCTCATGAACGAGCAAAAGTACAAGGAACTAATGACTTTTTGATTTTTTTCTTAGGTGCATTAGGAAGTATTACCGGTGGTGTTGTTTTTTATTTAATAGGTTGGCAAAGCACCAATATTGTTGGTATTGCCGTTGCAATAGGTGTGTTATTAACAGCAATTAAACTGCGGAGACATTTACCTGTTACGACACAATAG
- a CDS encoding MerR family transcriptional regulator — protein sequence MADVKQPIEMDITEVVKATGIASSAIRYYEKKGLINSIGRKGIKRVYHRDVLSRLALISLAQQAHFSLDEIAQLSANQRIPTIDRNIVHLKIEEIDNKINELKRLKKGLEHIQVCPEENHFQCSRFQKILALSLKKRTNKR from the coding sequence ATGGCTGATGTAAAACAACCGATTGAAATGGATATTACTGAGGTCGTAAAAGCAACAGGCATCGCCTCTTCTGCAATCCGTTATTATGAGAAAAAAGGACTTATTAATTCGATAGGACGCAAAGGAATTAAGCGTGTATATCATCGTGATGTACTGAGTCGTTTAGCATTAATTTCTTTAGCACAACAAGCCCATTTTTCTTTAGATGAGATAGCCCAACTTAGCGCCAACCAAAGAATACCAACAATCGATAGAAATATTGTTCATCTGAAAATTGAAGAAATTGATAATAAAATCAATGAACTTAAACGTCTTAAAAAGGGGTTAGAACATATTCAAGTATGTCCCGAAGAGAACCACTTTCAGTGCAGTCGCTTTCAAAAGATCTTAGCCTTAAGCCTGAAAAAGAGAACGAATAAAAGATAA